The Amblyraja radiata isolate CabotCenter1 chromosome 1, sAmbRad1.1.pri, whole genome shotgun sequence genome contains a region encoding:
- the LOC116973025 gene encoding homeobox protein Nkx-2.5-like has translation MLPSPAAPSTPFSVKDILNLQHHQQKQRSLHSDLGLDTLLPSCMLERVNQAKCIPSQALGNEVIKFHSQRNHATFPTRLALNNAPNSSELRMDFSFQNTPQDLEEKSMEKNIIPEGKKNEDFEGPVRRNRRKPRVLFSQAQVYELERRFKQQRYLTAPERDHLANVLKLTSTQVKIWFQNRRYKCKRQRQDKHLEFGPSPPVPRRVAVPVLVRDGKSCLEPSPSYSTPYNVSVPPYSYGIYPSCNASTCEGDYNCMYSSIPPVQPSASVSPFVNMSMNYNVSNTGYPAIQSQAHQSAGVTALQGNLHGIRAW, from the exons ATGCTTCCGAGCCCCGCAGCACCGAGCACGCCATTCTCTGTCAAGGATATTTTAAATTTACAGCATCACCAGCAAAAACAACGGAGTCTACACTCGGACTTAGGTCTGGACACCCTTCTTCCTTCTTGCATGCTGGAGCGAGTCAATCAGGCCAAGTGTATTCCTAGCCAGGCCCTTGGAAACGAGGTGATCAAATTCCATAGTCAGAGGAACCATGCAACATTTCCAACCAGACTGGCCTTAAACAATGCTCCGAACTCCAGCGAACTGCGGATGGACTTCTCTTTTCAAAACACCCCACAAG ACCTAGAGGAAAAATCGATGGAAAAGAATATTATCCCGGAAGGTaagaaaaatgaagatttcgaaGGTCCAGTGCGGAGAAATCGCCGAAAACCGCGTGTCTTGTTTTCTCAAGCCCAGGTGTATGAGTTGGAGAGACGTTTCAAGCAGCAAAGATACCTGACCGCCCCCGAGAGAGATCACCTGGCAAACGTGTTAAAACTGACCTCGACCCAAGTCAAGATTTGGTTCCAGAATCGCCGATATAAATGCAAGCGGCAGCGCCAGGACAAGCATTTGGAGTTTGGCCCATCCCCGCCTGTCCCTCGGCGGGTTGCGGTGCCTGTGTTGGTTCGTGATGGAAAGTCTTGCTTGGAACCATCCCCTTCATACAGCACCCCATATAACGTTAGCGTCCCTCCATACAGCTACGGTATTTACCCCAGTTGCAACGCCAGCACCTGTGAGGGGGACTACAATTGCATGTATTCGAGCATACCTCCGGTGCAACCAAGTGCCTCTGTCAGCCCTTTTGTTAATATGAGCATGAATTACAATGTTAGCAACACGGGTTACCCTGCAATACAATCTCAGGCCCACCAAAGCGCAGGGGTCACGGCTTTGCAAGGAAACCTCCATGGAATTAGAGCTTGGTGA